From the genome of Halostella litorea:
CGCCGTCGCAGATCGCCACCGACTCCGAGCTGTCGATAGCGCATATCTCCAGGAGCCTCCGCCGGCTCCGCGACCGCGACCTCGTGGAGTTGCTCGTCTCGGAGGACCGGAAGAAGGGGCGGGTGTACGGGATCACGGACCGCGGCGAGACCATCTGGGGACAGATTCAGGCCGAGAACATGCTCGAGGAGTAACCTGTCGGGCGGTCCAGCGACCGTGACGGCGACCGCAGCGGCGCTCCGGATTTCCTCGGCGAACGTGAGAACCATCAGCCGCGGCGTCGGCGGGAACGCGAGTTCCGCGTGAGCGGTTCGAGCGTCGGATCGGTCGACGAGCGCTGCCGACCCGGCGTCGACGGTCACCGGGCGAACGTGACAGTAAAGCGGTTATTTCCTGTTTTAACCCCCGTTTCGCCGCGCCCGCGTGCCGACGGCGGTGCGGGCGGTCACTCCGCCTCCCCGTCCTCGTCGTCGCCGGGTATCAGCATTTCCGGCTCCCGATCGTAGGTCGGCGTCCTCGCGAACTGTCGAATGCGTTTCCAGTCGTCTCCTGACAGTCGTCCCGTCA
Proteins encoded in this window:
- a CDS encoding ArsR family transcriptional regulator, with the protein product MTEVWDEIGFVISSRYRVAVLKRLAEGPATPSQIATDSELSIAHISRSLRRLRDRDLVELLVSEDRKKGRVYGITDRGETIWGQIQAENMLEE